In the genome of Candidatus Omnitrophota bacterium, one region contains:
- a CDS encoding glycosyltransferase family 2 protein, translating to MKTCVVIPAYNEEKTISGITARVRNQGLEAVVINDGSSDQTARLAKEQGAIVISSLKNKGKGASLSLGFDYAMNNGYDPVVTMDADGQHLPEEIPLLLDLAQGKSNAFIIGNRMRDTRNMPWERVMTNSVMSAFISFLAHQHIPDTQCGFRLISTPLLKKLYLKTSGYETESEIIIKASRLGVKIQSVPIQTIYSREKSKINPFVDTIKFVAMIFKELAPHKRK from the coding sequence ATGAAAACTTGCGTGGTAATCCCAGCTTATAACGAAGAAAAGACGATCTCCGGAATTACCGCGCGCGTGAGAAATCAAGGCCTTGAAGCCGTTGTTATTAATGACGGTTCATCTGACCAAACTGCGCGCTTAGCTAAAGAGCAGGGCGCTATAGTAATATCTTCTTTGAAAAATAAAGGCAAGGGCGCCTCGCTTTCTCTGGGATTTGATTACGCGATGAATAACGGATATGACCCTGTTGTTACCATGGATGCCGATGGCCAGCATCTGCCTGAAGAAATACCCTTATTGCTTGATCTTGCCCAAGGCAAAAGCAATGCGTTTATTATCGGCAATAGAATGCGGGATACCCGCAATATGCCCTGGGAAAGAGTGATGACAAATAGCGTGATGTCCGCTTTTATTTCTTTTCTTGCGCATCAGCATATTCCTGATACCCAGTGCGGTTTTCGCCTGATCTCAACGCCGCTTCTTAAAAAGCTTTATCTTAAAACTTCCGGGTATGAAACCGAATCAGAAATAATTATTAAGGCCTCGCGCTTGGGCGTTAAAATACAATCTGTGCCTATTCAGACTATTTATTCACGCGAAAAAAGTAAGATAAACCCGTTTGTAGATACCATTAAATTCGTAGCGATGATTTTTAAGGAATTAGCCCCGCACAAGAGGAAATAG
- a CDS encoding lysophospholipid acyltransferase family protein — translation MATYWLYQIGKTIALNLPLNFAYKFAAFVSDIHCLFNKEDRKAVTCNLKIIFPQKTNKEIAGIRKAIFRNFAKYLVDFFRYDKLDKKFIDKNVFFQNKQYFDQARASGKGVIIVTAHLGNWELGGAVMGVLGHALSAVALVHQDKKVNDFFNRQRQSKGLTVIPFGKAVRQCLRVLEEKGILALVGDRDFGERGQLIDFFGKKTLFPEGPAAFGLKTGALIVPIFMVRNNDDTFTLHFNRPIECKNSGDKKNDLIRTIFEYKEIFERYIKQYPEQWYMFRKFYKQ, via the coding sequence ATGGCCACTTATTGGTTATATCAAATAGGAAAGACTATTGCTTTAAACCTGCCGTTAAATTTTGCGTATAAATTCGCCGCATTTGTTTCAGATATCCACTGTTTATTTAATAAAGAAGACCGTAAAGCGGTAACCTGCAATCTTAAAATAATTTTCCCGCAAAAAACAAATAAGGAAATAGCCGGGATAAGAAAGGCGATTTTCAGGAATTTCGCCAAATACCTGGTAGATTTTTTTAGATACGATAAGCTGGATAAAAAATTTATAGATAAGAATGTTTTCTTCCAAAATAAACAATATTTCGACCAGGCGCGGGCAAGCGGCAAAGGGGTAATTATTGTTACCGCGCATTTGGGCAATTGGGAATTAGGCGGAGCGGTAATGGGCGTTCTGGGGCATGCACTTTCTGCGGTGGCTTTAGTGCATCAGGATAAAAAAGTTAATGATTTTTTTAACCGCCAAAGGCAAAGTAAAGGTTTGACAGTTATACCTTTTGGGAAGGCGGTCAGGCAATGCCTGCGTGTTTTGGAAGAAAAAGGCATCCTTGCTTTAGTCGGCGACAGGGATTTTGGCGAAAGAGGACAGTTAATAGATTTTTTTGGCAAGAAAACATTATTTCCTGAAGGCCCGGCAGCCTTTGGCCTTAAGACCGGCGCCTTGATTGTCCCTATTTTTATGGTGCGCAACAATGACGATACTTTCACATTGCATTTTAACCGGCCGATTGAATGCAAGAATTCTGGCGATAAGAAAAATGATTTAATCCGGACTATCTTTGAATACAAGGAAATATTTGAGCGATATATAAAACAGTACCCTGAACAGTGGTATATGTTTCGCAAATTCTATAAACAATGA
- a CDS encoding HD domain-containing protein, translating to MRIDYKRELEIAAKNMILVHHPDTLIKMIARMLVQKVKITHTAILLHNTDTDSYVLTVSRGSLGLKIPAGFARIDADNSIIKFFRNLSHRRLFKTEAIACHQIKNKIRIVKNRTLNKLLRDVSYQMQMFQAEVCLPTYFRDELTALVFLGRKKNKKKFLAEELDFFLALASDMAMAIRNAKLFQDLENQVNKNYRLFINTVMALAAAIDAKDHYTHGHTERVTSLSNQIACEMAQENSAVASSKFLEQLRVASLLHDIGKIGVPESILNKNGFLTPEERTVVQEHPKVGSSILAPITELENAIEAVKCHHEHYDGNGYPGKLKEDQIPLMASIISVADAFDAMITHRPYRRALSKDEAFQEIKRCSGSQFDPKVVQAFTTIYHKGGI from the coding sequence ATGCGCATCGATTATAAACGCGAACTTGAGATCGCCGCGAAAAATATGATCCTGGTGCATCATCCGGATACGCTGATTAAGATGATCGCGCGGATGCTGGTGCAAAAAGTAAAGATTACGCACACGGCGATACTTCTGCATAACACGGATACCGATTCTTACGTTTTAACAGTGTCCCGGGGAAGCTTAGGGTTAAAAATCCCGGCTGGGTTCGCCCGGATCGACGCAGACAATTCCATTATTAAATTCTTCCGCAATTTAAGCCATCGCAGGCTTTTTAAAACCGAAGCCATCGCCTGCCACCAGATAAAGAATAAAATCAGAATCGTTAAAAATAGGACTTTGAATAAACTGCTCCGGGATGTTTCTTACCAAATGCAGATGTTTCAGGCAGAGGTATGCCTTCCGACTTATTTCCGGGATGAGCTTACGGCTTTGGTATTTTTGGGCAGAAAAAAGAATAAGAAAAAGTTTTTAGCTGAAGAATTGGATTTCTTTTTAGCGCTTGCTTCCGACATGGCTATGGCCATAAGAAACGCCAAGCTATTTCAAGACCTGGAAAATCAAGTTAATAAAAACTACCGGCTGTTTATCAATACCGTTATGGCGCTTGCCGCGGCAATAGACGCTAAAGACCATTATACGCACGGGCACACCGAAAGGGTAACTTCTTTAAGCAATCAAATTGCCTGTGAAATGGCGCAAGAAAACTCTGCGGTTGCTTCGAGCAAATTTTTAGAGCAATTAAGGGTGGCAAGCCTTCTGCATGATATCGGGAAAATAGGCGTTCCGGAAAGTATCCTTAATAAAAACGGGTTTCTTACCCCGGAAGAAAGAACGGTGGTCCAAGAGCATCCCAAGGTGGGCTCATCAATTCTTGCCCCCATTACTGAATTGGAAAATGCCATTGAAGCGGTCAAATGCCACCATGAGCATTATGACGGCAATGGATATCCGGGAAAATTAAAAGAAGATCAGATACCGCTTATGGCTTCTATAATCTCTGTGGCTGATGCCTTTGACGCGATGATTACCCATCGTCCCTACCGCCGGGCGTTAAGCAAAGATGAAGCCTTTCAGGAAATCAAGCGTTGTTCTGGAAGCCAATTTGACCCCAAAGTAGTTCAAGCCTTTACGACAATCTACCATAAAGGAGGAATCTAA
- a CDS encoding response regulator → MANLLIVDDEDDVREFAANFFRRRKINVTTASSGEETLKLLDNAAPDLILLDIKMSGIDGIETLRQIRQKNTRIKVIMVTGKKPEEDGSIEKCREYGVHDYIHKPLELDELERLVMKELG, encoded by the coding sequence TTGGCTAATTTATTGATCGTGGATGATGAGGATGATGTCAGAGAGTTCGCGGCTAATTTCTTTCGCAGGAGGAAAATCAATGTTACTACCGCTTCAAGCGGAGAAGAGACGCTTAAGCTTTTGGATAATGCCGCTCCGGATTTGATACTTCTTGATATAAAAATGTCAGGCATTGACGGCATTGAAACCTTAAGACAGATCCGCCAAAAGAACACGCGAATAAAAGTAATAATGGTTACCGGCAAGAAACCAGAAGAGGACGGTTCCATAGAGAAGTGCCGTGAATATGGGGTGCATGATTACATCCATAAGCCTCTTGAGCTGGATGAGCTTGAAAGGTTAGTCATGAAAGAGCTCGGATAA
- a CDS encoding electron transfer flavoprotein subunit alpha codes for MSIHLIKEKCTGCTLCVKVCPFGAITVTDKKAVIDFNKCNICGACVDACKFKAIEIKKSAPVCVLPDIKDYKGVWVFIEQKKGKVQSIAFELLGKASELAKKLDCQVGAVFIGDKLEGEIDEVIARGADVVYLVEAPEIANFQDEPYTNILVKLIQKYKPEILLCGATAIGRSLIARVAINIKAGLTADCTGLDIDPDKKILLQTRPAFGGNIMATIISPNYRPQMATVRHKVMQPIPADKHRKGKIIREKFEISDYFSRTNLLDIVEEVESLVNIAEADIIVSGGRGMGSKENFKILEDLAHVIGAAVGSSRAAVDSEWMPYSHQVGQTGRTVAPKIYFACGISGQIQHLVGMQSSKIIIAINKDPDAPIFKVATYGILGDVLQVVPALTKEFKQILGK; via the coding sequence ATGTCAATTCATCTTATTAAGGAAAAATGCACTGGTTGCACGTTATGCGTTAAGGTTTGCCCTTTTGGGGCCATAACGGTTACGGATAAAAAGGCAGTTATTGATTTTAATAAGTGCAATATCTGCGGCGCCTGTGTTGATGCCTGTAAATTTAAGGCTATTGAAATTAAAAAATCTGCCCCTGTCTGCGTATTGCCGGATATCAAAGATTATAAAGGGGTATGGGTTTTCATTGAGCAGAAAAAAGGCAAAGTCCAGTCCATTGCCTTTGAATTATTGGGAAAGGCTTCTGAATTAGCAAAAAAATTAGACTGTCAGGTGGGGGCGGTTTTTATTGGGGATAAGCTGGAGGGTGAAATAGATGAGGTTATTGCGCGCGGCGCAGATGTTGTTTATTTGGTAGAGGCCCCTGAAATCGCTAATTTTCAGGATGAACCTTATACCAATATTTTGGTAAAATTAATTCAAAAATATAAACCAGAAATACTTTTGTGCGGGGCTACCGCCATAGGAAGGTCGCTAATAGCAAGAGTTGCCATTAATATCAAGGCCGGACTTACTGCTGATTGCACCGGGCTTGATATTGACCCGGATAAAAAAATCCTTTTACAGACTCGCCCCGCTTTTGGCGGGAACATTATGGCTACGATTATTTCGCCTAACTATCGCCCGCAAATGGCCACGGTCAGGCATAAAGTCATGCAGCCTATTCCCGCGGACAAACATAGAAAAGGAAAGATCATCCGCGAGAAATTTGAAATAAGCGATTATTTTTCCCGCACAAATCTTCTTGATATAGTTGAAGAAGTAGAGTCTTTGGTGAATATAGCCGAAGCCGATATTATTGTTTCAGGCGGCAGAGGCATGGGTTCAAAAGAAAATTTTAAGATTTTAGAAGATTTGGCCCACGTAATAGGCGCGGCAGTCGGCTCTTCACGTGCCGCGGTTGATTCTGAATGGATGCCTTATTCTCATCAGGTCGGGCAAACAGGGCGGACAGTCGCCCCTAAGATTTACTTTGCCTGCGGGATTTCCGGGCAGATCCAGCATTTGGTCGGCATGCAATCATCAAAGATAATTATCGCTATAAACAAAGACCCGGATGCGCCGATTTTTAAGGTTGCCACTTACGGGATTCTTGGCGATGTCTTGCAGGTGGTTCCGGCTTTAACAAAAGAGTTTAAACAGATTTTAGGTAAATAA
- a CDS encoding electron transfer flavoprotein subunit beta/FixA family protein: MNIIVCIKQVPETTEVRINPETNTLIREGVKSIINPFDMYAIEEAIRLKEKTNGKVLVLTMGPAQAESALKEAISLGADEGYLICDRAFAGSDTWATSYTLAGAIKKMGEFDLIICGKQASDGDTAQVGPGIAAHLNIPQVTYVKKIEEIKDKSLRVERMMEEGYEVIQTPLPALITVVKEINQPRLASLKGMMRAKSAKINLLTQKELALDAQNIGLCGSPTQVVKIFTPTPRAGGQILQGETPEIAKELVMLIKDEVK; the protein is encoded by the coding sequence ATGAACATAATTGTCTGCATAAAACAGGTTCCGGAGACAACTGAAGTCAGGATCAATCCGGAAACCAATACTTTAATTCGCGAGGGGGTTAAGTCTATAATTAACCCCTTTGATATGTACGCTATTGAAGAAGCGATCCGCTTAAAAGAAAAAACAAACGGCAAAGTCTTAGTCCTTACTATGGGGCCTGCTCAGGCAGAAAGCGCGCTTAAAGAGGCTATTTCTTTGGGCGCGGATGAGGGTTATTTGATTTGTGACCGTGCCTTTGCCGGAAGCGATACCTGGGCAACAAGCTATACCTTGGCCGGGGCAATAAAGAAAATGGGGGAGTTTGATCTTATTATTTGCGGCAAGCAGGCATCTGATGGGGATACCGCGCAGGTCGGCCCCGGAATAGCCGCGCACTTAAATATTCCGCAGGTAACCTATGTTAAGAAAATTGAGGAAATAAAAGATAAATCCCTGCGGGTGGAAAGAATGATGGAAGAGGGTTATGAAGTAATTCAAACTCCGCTTCCAGCGTTAATTACCGTAGTCAAAGAAATCAACCAGCCCAGGCTTGCTTCTCTAAAAGGGATGATGAGGGCAAAAAGCGCTAAAATTAATCTGTTAACTCAAAAAGAATTAGCCCTTGATGCGCAAAATATCGGCTTGTGCGGCTCTCCTACGCAGGTTGTAAAAATATTCACGCCCACGCCAAGAGCAGGCGGACAGATACTGCAGGGAGAAACCCCGGAAATTGCAAAAGAGTTAGTAATGCTCATCAAAGATGAGGTCAAATAA
- a CDS encoding acyl-CoA dehydrogenase family protein has translation MDYLFSEEQNMVQELARKIAQERIKPVAAKYDQSEEYPWEVIKVIGEGGLFGLFIPEQYGGMGISVTNLCLATEELSRACGGIAVCYAASALGTFPIVLFGNDAQKQKYLPDLASGKKVAAFAVTEPEAGSDASAIKTTAKKEGDYYILNGLKHFITNGGDAETYVVIAMTDKNKGARGASAFIVEKGMKGFSFGKKEDKFGIRASSTRELVFTDCKLPKENLLSREGMGFIVTMKTFDMSRPGVAAQALGIAQGSLDLAVKYAKQRHQFGKSISSFQGIQWMIADMATEIEAARALIYACARMVDAGKTDVSKESAMAKMYASDVAMKVSLDAMQIFGGYGYMKDYPIEKYVRDAKITQIYEGTNQIQRNIIGLQIIKELGK, from the coding sequence ATGGATTATTTGTTTTCTGAAGAGCAAAATATGGTGCAGGAACTGGCAAGAAAAATCGCCCAGGAGAGAATTAAGCCTGTAGCCGCAAAATATGACCAATCCGAAGAATACCCGTGGGAGGTCATTAAAGTTATTGGCGAGGGCGGGTTATTCGGTTTATTTATCCCGGAGCAATACGGCGGCATGGGCATTAGCGTAACTAATCTATGCCTTGCCACAGAAGAGTTGTCCCGCGCCTGCGGGGGTATCGCGGTTTGCTACGCGGCATCAGCCCTGGGGACTTTTCCAATCGTTCTTTTCGGAAATGACGCGCAAAAGCAAAAATACCTTCCAGATCTAGCATCAGGCAAGAAAGTGGCAGCGTTTGCTGTAACCGAGCCTGAAGCCGGGTCAGACGCCTCGGCGATTAAAACTACCGCTAAAAAAGAGGGTGATTACTATATTCTTAACGGCTTAAAGCATTTTATCACCAACGGCGGGGACGCGGAAACCTATGTAGTTATTGCCATGACCGATAAAAATAAAGGGGCAAGGGGCGCGTCCGCATTTATAGTAGAAAAGGGCATGAAAGGCTTTAGCTTTGGCAAAAAAGAAGACAAATTCGGTATTCGCGCTTCTTCAACCCGCGAGCTTGTTTTTACCGATTGCAAGCTGCCAAAGGAGAATTTATTATCCCGCGAAGGCATGGGTTTTATTGTAACCATGAAAACCTTTGATATGTCGCGTCCGGGCGTAGCAGCCCAGGCCTTAGGCATAGCCCAAGGGTCTTTGGATTTAGCGGTTAAATACGCCAAGCAGCGCCATCAATTTGGTAAATCCATATCTTCTTTTCAAGGGATTCAATGGATGATTGCCGACATGGCTACTGAGATTGAAGCCGCGCGCGCATTAATTTATGCCTGCGCCCGGATGGTTGATGCCGGAAAGACTGATGTTTCCAAGGAATCAGCTATGGCCAAGATGTACGCGTCAGACGTGGCAATGAAGGTATCATTAGATGCCATGCAGATCTTTGGCGGCTATGGCTATATGAAAGATTATCCGATTGAGAAATATGTTAGGGATGCTAAGATTACCCAGATCTATGAAGGAACAAACCAGATCCAAAGAAATATCATAGGCCTGCAGATAATTAAGGAATTAGGTAAATGA
- a CDS encoding N-acetyltransferase, whose translation MIRKAVIKDIKQIQALINSFAAKDLMLARSLNELYENIRDFWVCEESRKIIGCAALHISWDNLAEIKCLAVDAKFQGKGIGRLLIQSCIKEAAGLGSKKVFVLTYRAGYFKKLGFKQIKHSLLPHKIWAECINCPKFPNCQETALIKNIAK comes from the coding sequence ATGATCCGCAAGGCCGTAATTAAGGATATAAAACAAATCCAAGCGCTTATTAATTCTTTTGCCGCTAAAGATCTTATGCTTGCCCGGTCGCTTAATGAGTTATATGAGAATATCCGTGATTTTTGGGTTTGTGAAGAGTCTAGAAAGATTATCGGGTGCGCGGCTTTGCATATTTCATGGGACAATTTAGCTGAAATCAAGTGCCTTGCGGTAGATGCAAAGTTTCAGGGCAAAGGCATTGGCAGGCTTTTAATTCAGTCGTGCATCAAAGAGGCCGCAGGATTAGGCTCTAAAAAAGTATTTGTGCTTACTTATCGCGCCGGGTATTTTAAGAAACTTGGGTTTAAGCAGATTAAACACAGCCTTCTTCCGCATAAAATCTGGGCGGAGTGTATTAACTGCCCGAAATTCCCCAATTGTCAGGAAACAGCCCTTATAAAAAATATTGCAAAATAG
- the glgC gene encoding glucose-1-phosphate adenylyltransferase, with amino-acid sequence MKKVLTFIMAGGKGERLWPLTKDRTKPAVPFGGIYRIIDFTLSNCINSGLRRIYVLTQYKSASLQRHIRLGWNILPSELDQFIELLPAQQRVGNTWYLGTADAIYQNLYALDMDSPDEVLILAGDHVYKMNYYTLIDYHREVDADLTIGVVEVDKEKSLHFGVIEVDAMGRVRSFEEKPHKPRTLPADNDKIYASMGIYVFKNQVLRDELVEDAKKNASGHDFGKEIIPAMIKKGYRIAAYNFIDENKKEAKYWRDIGTLDAYFEANMDLIQVDPVFNLYDKDWPIRTFQEQFPPAKTVFSGDEITGRIGLSLDSLVSGGCIISGGKVQRSILSPNVRINSYSQVIDSILMEGVNVGRYAKIKRAIIDKDVTIPSGMVIGYDPEEDKKRFTITDSGLVVVAKKTEIK; translated from the coding sequence ATGAAGAAAGTTTTAACTTTTATTATGGCTGGAGGAAAAGGCGAGCGGCTTTGGCCTTTGACTAAAGACAGAACTAAGCCGGCAGTGCCTTTTGGCGGCATATACAGGATCATAGATTTTACTTTAAGCAATTGCATAAATTCCGGCCTGCGCAGGATCTATGTCTTAACTCAATATAAATCAGCTTCTTTGCAAAGGCATATCCGCTTGGGATGGAATATCCTTCCATCAGAATTAGACCAGTTTATTGAGTTATTGCCCGCGCAGCAAAGAGTAGGGAATACTTGGTATTTGGGAACAGCCGATGCCATTTATCAAAATCTTTATGCCTTGGATATGGATAGTCCCGATGAGGTTTTGATCCTGGCCGGCGATCATGTTTACAAGATGAACTATTATACTCTGATAGATTATCACCGCGAGGTGGACGCGGATTTAACTATCGGGGTGGTGGAGGTGGATAAAGAAAAATCTTTGCATTTCGGGGTAATTGAAGTTGATGCTATGGGCAGAGTCAGAAGTTTTGAAGAAAAGCCCCATAAGCCAAGGACTTTGCCGGCAGATAATGATAAGATCTATGCTTCTATGGGAATTTACGTTTTTAAAAACCAGGTATTGCGCGATGAGCTGGTGGAAGACGCCAAAAAAAATGCTTCAGGCCATGATTTCGGGAAAGAGATCATTCCGGCAATGATCAAGAAAGGATACCGCATTGCCGCCTATAATTTTATTGACGAAAATAAAAAAGAGGCAAAATACTGGAGAGATATCGGAACCCTGGATGCTTATTTTGAAGCCAATATGGACTTAATCCAGGTAGACCCGGTTTTTAACCTTTACGACAAGGATTGGCCGATAAGGACCTTTCAGGAGCAATTTCCTCCGGCAAAGACGGTTTTTTCCGGAGATGAAATTACCGGCAGGATCGGTTTATCCCTTGATTCGCTTGTTTCCGGAGGATGTATTATAAGCGGCGGCAAGGTACAGCGCTCTATCCTGTCTCCGAATGTGCGCATTAACAGCTATTCGCAGGTAATTGATTCTATACTTATGGAAGGGGTTAATGTGGGTAGATACGCCAAGATCAAGCGCGCGATTATTGATAAAGATGTCACCATTCCATCCGGGATGGTCATTGGTTATGACCCGGAAGAAGATAAAAAACGTTTTACTATTACTGATTCAGGCCTGGTGGTTGTGGCCAAGAAAACAGAAATAAAATAG
- a CDS encoding MarC family protein, which yields MFERLEPYILSFIPLFVAVDAIGNIPIFVSLIEGANKKQKQKAIAESVTTAAAMAILFMLLGKLILRVLGITIPDFQIAGGALLFIISVRLLLPGAKKSFSSEGSDKDVGVFPLGTPLITGPAVLTTTLMMLDSHGFWPTLVCLVINMLFVWLTLAKSEVIIKSIGINGARAFSKIMYILLAAIGVMMVRKGFGVIL from the coding sequence ATGTTTGAGCGCTTAGAGCCCTATATATTAAGCTTTATACCATTGTTTGTGGCGGTAGATGCCATAGGCAATATTCCCATATTTGTGTCTTTGATCGAAGGCGCCAATAAGAAGCAAAAGCAAAAGGCTATCGCTGAATCCGTGACTACTGCGGCAGCTATGGCGATTTTGTTTATGCTCTTGGGTAAACTTATTCTTAGGGTATTAGGCATAACTATCCCGGATTTTCAAATAGCCGGAGGGGCGCTGTTATTTATTATATCGGTGCGGCTTCTTTTGCCGGGAGCAAAGAAAAGCTTTTCTTCCGAAGGAAGCGATAAAGATGTGGGGGTATTTCCTTTGGGGACACCTCTTATTACCGGCCCGGCAGTTTTAACTACCACCTTAATGATGTTGGACAGCCATGGCTTTTGGCCGACACTTGTTTGTTTGGTTATAAATATGCTTTTTGTCTGGCTGACATTAGCTAAATCAGAGGTGATAATCAAGTCTATCGGCATAAATGGGGCAAGGGCTTTTTCTAAGATAATGTATATTTTACTTGCCGCAATTGGGGTAATGATGGTACGCAAAGGATTCGGGGTTATATTATGA
- a CDS encoding MFS transporter codes for MDKKLFWLFALSSGVYFAQGIEGLPSQSLFYYFKETLGFSPEKIMLITSFTISAWLIKPMIGYVIDSWLSKKAWIFIALSLDIICVLCIGLFSLPVFFLVVVLLFNATNAAFRDVSVDGMMCVQGKEFGITGKIQSIQWIAITISGLMTGICGGYIAEKLNYRAGYMLLIPFYLLVGLTAFFYKPLIAETRPKSSFLTDMKKVLGDKRLILVGVFIFLYKYSPSFGTPLFFVQRDQFKWDKIWIGYFSAIGAVFEVTGALIYFKLSKRINIKKWLYISIFLGAVTTLSYLYYTPVTAVIYNILYGVLGMFIFLMVMDFMARNTAKGLEATSFALLCSFSNLALVASNLSGAFLLPILGLKPLIVISALTSFLCLPLIKKI; via the coding sequence ATGGATAAAAAACTTTTCTGGCTTTTTGCTTTAAGCTCGGGCGTATATTTCGCCCAGGGGATAGAGGGGCTCCCCTCCCAAAGCCTTTTTTACTATTTCAAGGAAACACTCGGATTCTCTCCGGAAAAAATAATGCTGATCACCAGTTTTACCATAAGCGCCTGGCTTATCAAGCCGATGATCGGCTATGTCATTGACAGTTGGTTGAGCAAAAAAGCCTGGATATTTATTGCGCTTTCTTTAGATATCATCTGCGTATTATGCATCGGATTATTCAGCCTGCCGGTATTTTTCCTAGTTGTTGTTTTATTGTTTAATGCCACTAATGCCGCTTTTCGCGATGTAAGCGTGGACGGCATGATGTGCGTGCAGGGTAAAGAATTCGGTATAACCGGAAAAATTCAAAGCATCCAATGGATAGCTATTACTATATCAGGGCTTATGACCGGAATCTGCGGAGGCTATATTGCGGAAAAATTAAATTACCGCGCCGGGTATATGCTTTTAATCCCGTTTTATCTTTTGGTAGGCCTTACCGCGTTTTTCTACAAGCCGCTTATCGCGGAAACAAGGCCTAAGTCCAGTTTTCTAACGGACATGAAAAAAGTTTTAGGCGATAAGCGCCTGATTTTAGTAGGAGTATTTATTTTTCTTTATAAATATTCGCCTTCGTTTGGCACCCCGCTTTTCTTTGTTCAACGCGACCAGTTTAAGTGGGATAAGATTTGGATCGGCTATTTTAGCGCTATAGGAGCTGTTTTTGAGGTAACTGGCGCTCTTATCTATTTTAAGCTAAGCAAAAGAATAAATATCAAGAAATGGCTTTATATCTCCATATTCTTGGGGGCGGTAACGACTTTAAGTTACCTATATTATACTCCGGTGACCGCGGTAATTTATAATATCCTTTATGGCGTTTTGGGGATGTTTATCTTTCTGATGGTTATGGATTTTATGGCCAGAAATACTGCTAAGGGCTTAGAGGCGACGTCTTTCGCGCTTTTATGCAGTTTTAGCAACTTAGCGCTTGTGGCAAGCAACCTTTCCGGAGCGTTCTTACTGCCTATTTTAGGCCTAAAACCTTTAATTGTCATCTCTGCGCTTACAAGTTTTTTGTGTCTGCCGTTAATTAAAAAGATATAG
- the secG gene encoding preprotein translocase subunit SecG, translating into MMIFMLVIHVIVCILLLVIVLIQSGRGGGLVEGVAGVESILGTKTSAFLTKSTTVLSTMFFITCLTLAFLSAQQGKSLIRDNLKVDKKQAAAATDTKNTALPVAQTAPKDANAQENPKTQ; encoded by the coding sequence ATGATGATATTTATGCTTGTAATCCACGTTATTGTTTGTATTTTGCTGTTGGTGATTGTTTTGATCCAATCCGGAAGAGGCGGAGGCCTGGTAGAAGGTGTCGCGGGAGTGGAGTCCATCTTAGGGACTAAGACCAGCGCCTTTTTGACCAAGTCCACAACTGTTCTTTCCACGATGTTTTTTATTACTTGTTTAACCTTGGCGTTTTTATCAGCGCAGCAGGGAAAATCATTGATAAGAGATAACCTTAAGGTTGATAAAAAGCAAGCGGCTGCGGCAACAGATACCAAAAATACAGCTTTACCCGTTGCTCAAACTGCGCCTAAAGACGCGAATGCACAAGAAAATCCCAAAACTCAATAA